In Prinia subflava isolate CZ2003 ecotype Zambia chromosome 1, Cam_Psub_1.2, whole genome shotgun sequence, the DNA window CAGCTACACTTAAttattcactttttaaaagaatatctTTATTTAGAAACATagtattattaattttaataagcGATTCTTAACACACATCCAAGTCAGACATGACAAAGTCACCGAAATAAGATCAGCTCCAGTGCTACTTATCAAGTTTGctcaagagagaaaaagaacGTTCACACTTGGTTTAGCACAACTTAGTTACAACAAAATCATTTTGTATTAGTTACAAATTTCAGTAATACTTACATTGCAATAAAAGGGGTTGacttgcttttttctttgattttcatAGTCCATAGTCCCTCTTCAGATGATAAAAAACTTtgagaaaactgcagaaagatTACAAACTGTTGTTTCAGCTTCACAAAATTATTTACGTTTTTGTTCCGCCTATATGAGGGTTGGGCACATTCCAGCTTTAATTTGTGCCTCGCCTTGAGTTATATTCAACCTTTAAATTTCCAGGCTAATGATCCTACTTTCAACTCGAGAGCCAAACTGCTGCATGGAAAGAAACAATTGTTCTCTGCGAGCTTCCCTCGGGAAACATTAACGTCACCAGAAGATTACGCAGAACAAAACCTAATGAAACAGAAACTGAGCCGGACCATTTCAAGGTTCCCCCTTCTTTCCTGGGCTGGGACTGCGcgcaggggctgggacacacGACACCCACACACGGGGAACAGCCAGCACGCAGTGCCCGAGGCGTGCCTGGCAACGGGAGGCACACGGCGGGCTCTGGGAAGAGGGACACGCTCACACCCGGACCGCGGTGcgaaggaaaggggaagaaggaaaggagggagggagggaaaggagcgGAGGAAGGGAAGCAGGGAGGCCCCGAAGCTCCAAACCCCACGCCGAGAGCGGCGCCACGCGGGAGAGCGCCCTTGCCGGCACTTGCAGCCCCGCCGGGGAGGACACGGACCCTGCTCCCGCCGGAAGAGCGCACACAACTCACcgcggcgggccgggcgcggcAGCGTCCAGAGCCCGCAGCAGCGGAGGGCGCTTCCGCTGCTGCACCGGCGCCACCGACCCGCTTGTGGGCGGGAGCTGCGTCACGCCGGGCGCGGAAGAAGCACGGAAGGGCCGGGGGAgccgcggccgggccgcggCACGGCACGGGGCGCTACCGCGGGCCCAGAGCCCGGCGCCGGCGggcggggacggggacggggcggccgcggctcccCCGGCCCTTCCCGCGGCCGCCGCAGGGGGCGCCGGCGCGCAGGCGCGTCGGGCCGCCGGGCGCAGTCGGAGGTAAAGCCCGAGCTGGCTCCGCGGCCGCCGCACCGGGCGGGGGTTCCCCGTCCCGCTCCGCTCCGGCGCCGTGGCATCGGGATGCGGATGGGCACGCCGCGCTAGGGACGTGCGTCCCGGGGACTCCGCCCGCGGCCGGTGACGGCGGGGCTGCCTACCCCCTTCCTGCGGCCGCGGGGTGTTCGCACGCCGCTCCgcacagcacaaacacacagacGCTCGTTTCCCCACGGCCGCCTCCCCGCAGCGCCGCCGCACCTGCGGGCGCGGGATCGCCCGGGCCGGGTGTCGCCGTGGCACGGCGGTGTCCCCGCGGTGGCCCCGCGGGAGAGGACGGCGCCGCGCCGCCCGTGCTGCGGCGGGCGGGAATCCAGCGCGGGGTTTGCGGGGAGCTGGAAGGAGCGGTGCCGGCGGCCTGCGGGCGGGGAGGTGAGGGAGGCGGGGAACGAGGGAGGGAGGGCGCCGAGAGGCGCTTTGTTACGAGGAACCGGCGGGGCCGCAGGGTGGGGTTGTCCCCGCCGCCCGTCCCCGCGGGCGCTGGGTGACagcggccgcccgcccgccgagcCCCCCCCGCCGCCGCGGCTGATGCCCCCGCACCGCGCCGCAGCCTCCGCGCCCGCCCGGCGGGGAGCGGCCGCCTTTGTGGAGCCGGGACCTGCTCTCCTTTCGCCTTCAAGCAGAAGAGGAGCTAGCGaggagctttaaaaaaaccccaccaggcTCGAGTTAATGTTTGAGAAGTTCGGGTGCGGGAGAGTCTGGTAGGTTTCCTTTATTATGCCTATTTTTGATGGATTTCAGGCTGTCGTTCGGAAAAACAACCTGCGTCCATTACCTTGCTTGCGGGAAGTGCTTTGGATGTCCTCCATAGGTAGCAGGATGACCCGCTTAAAATCTTTGTGTATCTATAGTGTAATTTGATACAGATACgtatatttttaatgcatttccgTGTATACTCTGAAAAATCTGACAGGAGAAATTTGGGTAAAGTGCTGTGAATTTTACTAATGGATtatcttgtttgtttgctggaTGATCCGTGATAACTATTCGTTTGTATTAGAGCTTGGGGGGAGAGCACCCAAGGAggtgagatttttaaaatatctgattaaaacacattttctgtatAGAGCTCATTCATATTTGCAGTGTGCTCTTAATTACCTAGTGATTTCAAGTCTCAAGGTAGGCAGGGTCAGGCCTGGAACACAGATGGAAGCTCGGTGAGGAAAACCTAACATTTGAGGAAGAAGAACACAGTTCACTGGTTGTTCTGGCCTTCAAACGAAATATAAACCTGTTGTGACTAGTTTGGGTCATTGCATTTCCATCCCTTTCTTTTGCCCTCAAGCACTGGACGAAAACGACACTTTTGATAGATTCCAATGTTGTTAATTAGTGGCAATATTTTGAGTTTCACCTGCAATTTAAGTTAGAGacatgaattttatttttatcaatCTTTGAATATTTCTGGTAATAATTCTGTTAGCACTGGTCAGTGAACTTCATTTTCACCCCATAAGTGACCACAGTTCAGTAACaagctctttttctttgggtttggttaGTGTAACCTTTTTAACGTTTGGGATAAGTCTTCCACCTTAactttttctctgcattttcttaTACCTGAAAAAACGTTTAATGGACGAAAAATGCTCACATATGCCAacttaaaccttttttttttttccttttactggaCTTCTTTGCAACTGATTGGAGCTTGGGTGTCTGTTTAGATGTGTGCAAGCAAAATAATGCATGTGTGAACATATGTGCATTTCCTAacttgtggattttttttcttaagatatTCTTCCAGCAAATCACATCACATGCCTTATAGTCTTTAAAAGAAGAATGATGTACAACATTTCACAGTAAAGATGAGGAGCTGAGAGATAGTTCTGTTATCTTAAAGCTGTAGAGGTTTGTGTGAGAGAACAAATACTTAGGGCACTGCTTTATTTTAAGGCAAGTTGTGAACTGAATCATGCCAGGAGAAGATATTTAAGAAACAGTGCTTTCTTACTGCATGTGTCTTGGAGCCTAGGCACCTGGAAGAGTGGGAGAAGTTTTCCAGTCTTTGTTTCTTAGAATTTACTCTGCAACTGTCCTCATGTGCCCACACAAATCAATCCACTTTACGGGATGAGCTATACACAGTAAACTACTTTGATTTCAGCACAGATTCCTACCTGCTGAATTATATCCCAGGCATATGTCCTGGAAGGGTTGCTTAGCTTCGACATGGGAATTCTGTGGGCTTGTGAGAGTCCTTTCTCATATTCTGCAGAAGAGCCAGAGGGTTGCAAGAAGGTGAATAATATacctaaagaaaaaagaggtgAATATAAATACATGGTGGTGTTTTGACGCAACTTCTCGGTATTCTAGCTTTTCCTGACATCTCAGAGAGCTTTCTTGTTCACCTAATTGCAAATGGGCTTTAATACATTGAAGAAAGTAGGCTAAGCATGTAAGAGCTTGAGAAGAGTCTtccaaaatgcttttcttctgtgtatTAAACTGCCCACACCAGTTCTTGAGTTCCTTTATGCATCCTAGATCATAATCCTGgcttcttcacagaaaggacACAAGTTCAGTGTGTATGTTTTGGAAACAAATACTGGAAATGTGATTAGTGGAAGGAAAGACCAATATATTCTTCTCAGAGTAGGACTTATGTTTCCGTTCTTTAATGTTTAGTATCTGAACTTATGACTGGGGATCTCAGATGCTACCACAGTAAAAATAATAGAAGTAAACGATAGTGTGGTATAAAAGTGATACTTAAATTTTCTCCATCCATGAAAGATGAGCTTTAATTCTAGTACATAATTTGTTAACATATTAGAAGTCGTATTCATAAATGTTTTAGATATTTACTGACATCACCTGATCTCAGCCAGTCTGTGGAGCTAGATATTTAGCACCTGGAATCCAGAAGTCATAGTAACGTTGTTTAACTTTTTGAATGTAGTCTCCAAAGTTCCGAAAATCAAGTTTTTCTAAATAAAGGGATTTTCTAAACACAAACATGTAGTGATTTTTTGTCTTAGATGCTCTCACCTTTTCAAAACTAGAATTAGGATTTACATGCATCAATAGAAGGTAGAATCAGTCCTTTCTAATCACATGGAGTGATCCTGATTTTTCAGGCCTTGCAACTTGCTGGTGGGACTGCATTTCATCTCATTCCTACGTGGACTTGAGGCTAAGATAGAGAACCAATATTTAGTCCCAagaatttcatttcagcagctgTCCAAAGAAGCTTAATAGTTTGGAATGGTGCAATAAGTATGCAAGTAAAATAGATTAATAGGTAGAGTTCTATTCCATTATAGGtctcttttattttacatgttttCAGAGTTGTTCCATGGAGTGAACTTGCCAGTTTTCAGTATCTTTGTTAGGATGTTAATTTCCTGGctactttttttctccctaatttgtgttttatttaagGAGCTCCATGGAAGCTCCTTAAAGAAGCAGATTCACTTCTATTAGACCTAGACATTGTAATGACTGATATGCGATGAGAGAAGTTTCTTTACTTACACCTAGTTTGTTCTGTGGGTTTATAGCTGTTTATGAATTCCTGTCACCAACATGGGGGGTGACTTAAGTTTTCACAGACCATAAAAAATAACTTGATACAGTGTAACCTTTTTCAGTAGGGGTACAACTTAGCTACTGACTTGACCTAGACTATTACTTATTTCTATTCACTTTGTTTAGTTCTGCTATTCCAGGCTTTGTTCCACCATGTCCCCTGTTCTTTGACTCCTTTGTTTTGCtggtgtcatggtttaaccccagccagcaaccaaGTACTGTGCAGCTGCTTGCTCACCCCTGCCCAGTGGGATGGGAAGgagaaccagaaaaaaaagtaaaacttgtgggttgagctaagaacagtttaataattgaaacaacataaaatataacaataataacaCTTGGagtaaaagagagagagagagagaggggaagaaaactTAAGAGAAACAAATTATGCACAATACAGTTGCTTACCAGGTCCCGGTCAGCTCCCTCCTCATTCATACACTGAACATAGCATTttatggtatggaatatccctttagCCAGTTtggatcagctgtcctggctgtgctccttcACAGTTTCTTGTGCACCTGCTCTCTGGCAGAGCATGGGGAACTAAAAATCCTTGGCTTGGAGTAAGCACCACTgagcaacaactaaaacatcCATGTGTTATCAGCATTATTCTCTCtaaatgcaaaacacagcactgtaccagtctccaggaagaaaatgaagtctgtccctgctgaaaccaggacagctGGGCTTTGTGATATTTTATCAGCTACTCAAGAGAGCCGCTGGTTTAGTGTCAGACTTGGGTTTTCATTTCAATATTAGCTTGTCTATTAGCTTATCAATACAAGTAGTTACCTTTACTGAAAGAGATAGGAATAACTGTAAGTACTAAGATGTTTGGAGGAAAGGAACTACAAGGATGGCACAAAGTCCTAGTGCAGTGGAGTTAAAGAGAAATATGTTGAGAAGAGTAAACCTGATGGTGATATTTAATCCATCATCAAGGAATGTTATGAGATAAGTAGTAGAAACAATGGGCAAAACTAGAAAACTCATTTTGGGAGAGTCCTAGACTGTTAGGAATATGAACAGTTATCTTATATATGTTGTATCACTGGGTTTaatgattaaaaacaaaagaaatgagaGTTAAGGCAGCATTTCTGCCCAAAATCTGAAAGTAATTTGGGTTACACAGttacagcagaaaggaaaggggagaaaagttgaaaaaggtaaaagaagcaaaaatacattttgtttcacAATCATATGTTGTTAACTCAAGGCAACactgggttgttttgttttggttttggttgttttttttattattttgtttttgttttaatggcCAAGAATTCCCTCTTATCAGCTCCCTTTTCCCTATTGACTGCGTTAGTGCTGGGCTGGAGAAGAAAGGTAGTTACTGATGTGATTGAAGTGTTCCACAGGGGCTGCATTAAGGCCAAAACTCTTTTTAGCCTGGTTGTTGGCTCCCCCAGAGTGACCAGCAGCACAAGTGCAAGGAAATGTCACACATGCATGGCCAGCAGTCGAGGGCCAAGGACCTGTACCTCCCATGGGGTTGATTTCTCTAGTTATTTCTCATCTCCTTGcaactcaggctgcttttctgtgttgtAATACAGGGCAAGATCCTGCTGCCTACTGGATATCAGCTGGGGGGGACTGAGCATGGGGGAGAACCAATCTGACCGGTCTTTAAAAAGACAACTTTTTACTATCATTGCTCCTACAGCTTTCAAATATTGTAGACAGAAGGGATAAATGAGTTATACACAATCAGCAAGGACAGAAGAGGGTATTTTGCATACCAAAGGAAACTCAAACAGGCTGAAGTTGGCTTTAGACATAAACTTGAAGCTAGCGAGGGCTGGATTTTGGAATTTGTTCCTTACTTCAGGGTTCGGAAAATTTTCTGGGAGTGAAAAAGTGCAATGAATAGGAAAACAAGATATTAAAAACAAGACACTAAGTAAATACTGAGTATTTTGTATGAAGACAAATTGTAACAAAGACAACTATTCATTATAGTCTACTTCTGGCACTGTATATCCATTAAAGTGGCAACACAAACCAGCATGTAATTGTATTATATCTTACCTGATCATTCCATTATGTACTCTAGAACTACTCACAAGCTAttctagaaaataaaatcaatcaGAAGCTATGcttaagagggtttttttgctgaaaCACAGTTTCCTGATACTACAACCAATTctaatttgtgattttttttttcttttttctttcataattgTTTTCATAGGAATTTTGGCTTCTTGGAGAAACAGTAGAAAATGCAAAACGAAATAATAAAGCCAGCTAAATACTTCTCAGAAGTGGAGAAGAGTGTGCTGCTTGCATTagttgaaaaatacaaatacgTGCTTGAATGTAAAAAAAGTGATGCAAGAACTATTGCTCTGAAGCAACGCACCTGGCAAGCACTAGCTCATGAATATAATTCCCAGCCCAGTGTATCACTGCGAGACTTCAAACAGTTAAAGAAATGCTGGGAAAATATCAAGGCACGGACAAAAAAGATAATGGCACATGAAAGGCGGGAGAAGGTAAAAAGGAGTATTAGTCCACTTATAAATACTCACATCGTAAGCAAAGAGAAGATTGCCAGCATAATGCCTGAGCAAATGTACTTTTTGCAGAGCCCACCAGAAGAAGACTCTGAATATCAGCCTGATGCTTCTAGTCAAGGTATAAATGTTCCTGTAATGATGCCAGTAGTATTGCTTTGTATGTGATTTTGCCAGTGATTCTTTTTCAATTCTCTCCATTTAGCTGTGACTGCTGgatatagaaaaataatttcagagctATGATATTACAAGTGTATTTCCCTAGGCCTCTGGGAGTTAAACAGGTGTGAGGTTTTTCAcaaatttttttcatctgttctTGACATATCTGCTGCTTTGTGGCAAGCATCACAGTTGCTATCAGGCTGGCTTTGCAGAGGACAGTCCCAAGGATATCTTCATCGTTTTTTAAAGTATCATTTtgctggttaaaaaaaaacccaaaacaaaacacacacacaaaccacaAAATGCCACCAGCAGCAAATTGATACACAATTGCCTGCTGCAAGAGTTCCCTGTAGCTCTTTCctcctttgttttcaaggaCTAAAAAGAGTATGTAGAGCCAGCCGTATTTTGCACTGCAGTCCACACTGGAGAATGGCCTTTCTGAAAAAGTTCAGCACGACATTCTTCTTTGTTTGGCTAGCATACCCAGAAGGAGTAATTCAATACCAGAACAGAGGGTGGCTACAACAGCTTCTTGCAAATTTTATTACGTCAGGATCTCACACAGAAGACTGTCCTTGCTCAAAAGGCAACAGCAGCTACATTGTTAGATAACATTCTTAGAATGTCTCTTTCATAATTGCATTTACCATAATTAATCATTGGGATTTGGATAGGAATGTATTTTGAAACCCTCATTTGCAGTGGTAACTATTCTCTCTGTGTAGTCGCTTTTATTTCAGAGGAATTGGTAGAGCCTCCTCAAAGTTAGAATAATgtgattttttcctaaaaatataCACTACTGTGTTATGACATCTACAGCAGAAAtaaggaaagaacaaaaagcagTCTTCCTAGTATTCTCTCAGTCTTTTGATATTCATGTTGATACAGCTTCACCTGACTCAGATCTTTCACAAAAATATTGCAAGTCACATATGGATTTAGCTTAAATGGCTGCATTACAATTTTGCTCCGGGCTCAGCCACCTAAATTTAGGTGTCCACTTACAAATGCctatattaattttaattttctgaactCCCACTGTAGCCTTGGAGGTCTTTCAACAGAGCCCCAAGTGGTTCTGTTCAGCCCATTCTGCTCTTAGTATTCTGCAGCAGAAGTGCATTATGTAGTGGCtcctgtgctttgctgctggagcaTAAGGTTTAGATGCGTGTGGCAGTAACTTatcacatttctgtttcttgaaGGAAGGGGAGATAATACTAtaatactttttcttcttttgtttgcagAGTCATTTGTTGTGTCAAACAGAGAACTTTGTGATGAAGACAAAGAGCTGGTACATTTTCCAGTATGCGAAGGCACCTCCCAGCCTGAGCCTTCGTGTTCTGATGTCAGAATAGCAGCAGATAAGAACTACAGAAGTAAAGCATCTCAGGAAAGTGCTCTGAAAAAGATGCATGAGGAAGAACATCATCAGCAAATGTCGATTTTGCAACTCCAGTTAATCCAAATGAATGAAGTTCATGTGGCAAAGATACAGCAAATAGAAAGAGAGTGTGAGATGGCTGAAGAAGAGCACAGGATAAAAATGGAAGTgctaaataaaaagaaaatgtattggGAGAGAAAACTGCAGACCATTACAAAAGAATGGCCTGTATCATCCTATAACAGACCCTTTCCTAATTCACCTTAGAACACAGAAGGGCAGAGAGTCAGTCTGATTTAGCACATTTATGAGTAACACACACTGGAAGGAGGGTTTTCTACTGTGAATGTACAGTGGCAGGATAGGTGCCTGGCTGGTCGTGAACACCCTATGACTCTTAGTGTTTAGGGAAACGGTGGTATAGTTCACCAAGAGGAAAACTCTGTTGTTCATTTGTAGGTAGTTCTGATTTGTTTAACTCACAGACATGCACAGTGTTCTAAAATATGAACGTATTTTCCCCTCTCAGAACACCCTTGATCCTTGTGAAATTTAAGGTACTCTGGGTATTCTTACATTGGGTGTTCTTAAGAAAACTTAACAGCTTTAAACATCAGGCTGtaatgtttgttttgatttttatctcTTCCTATCTACCATTTCCCAAATGAAGGCAAGGGTTGGAGTTGCTCTTTGCTATTGAGACAAAAGGTGATTGACAGCTATTAGTTGAATCATTATGCTAAGGCTTAGGGAAAAACTAGTTAATACAGTCCATAACTTATTCTTCGTAGAAGCTGTGAAAATGAAGGATGTAGCAAGAGGGCCACTGTAGTAAGAGCCCTCTCCTTCTGCAGAACAGTAACATTTCCCAGCTGGTTGGCTGACTGAGAGAATGGTTGTAGAATGGCCCTCCAGTTGTTTGAGCCTTGACACTTGAGAAGTTAAAAAGAAGGTGACTTCTTCCTCAAAAGCCACCGTGCTTGTTCTTTCATTTCCTGGCCCATCTTGTAATGAAGTAGAATACCCAAACCAGAGGGTCAAATGCCAGCACTGTGCGCTGTTCACATGAAGTCATTCTGAGGGGAAGAGCTTTTTAAGAATTCATAAAGCTCTCAAAATGCAGGGAGCCAGCCAGTCCATTGGCAAAGTCTCCCTGTATTTTCCTATGCAATACTTGACGGTGTAGCAGCTAGCTTGATTATTTCTCCTTAGCTAGAAGAAAAGACTAAGACTCACCCTCTTTTCCTTCTCGTAGGGTGGGCAGCAGTTCAAGGGAATCACTCCTGTCTTGAAGCactgttctgttctgttttgttctgtCCTGTGTGTTATGGTGGTGTGTTTCTTGCCTTTGCTGTCAGTGAGGGGTGATGGACATGATTTTTATGAAGGCATTCACGTGAAGGTCCCCACAGATTTTGGACGTTCAGAATAGTAGATAGTAGGAAAGCACAAATAAAGATAATCTTTACCCTGGCAATCATTTATTCTAGTGGGGCAAGATTTaagaaaatgtgaaatgcaGAACCCAGCAAGGATTCGTAAGAACTTCTGGCGTGTGAAAAACTATTTTACAGGAGGGTGTACAACCATCATTTGAAGCAgtgagaaaaatgaacaaaaccatAAATTTTCATTGAAGAATCTGAGCATCACATTATTCAATAAAGTATTTTCAGATCATGACGCGTGAGCGCGAGTCCATACTGTGAGCAGTGTGTTCAAAGCAGAGTATGTTACAAGGCATACATTTCCAGTTACACTCCTATCTCTCCCTGGATGTCCTTTCTGATGAAGTGAgttccttttggttttgttttggacTGAGTAGGATTTTGTGTGTCtgtatgtgggtttttttgacctCCTTTCACTGCTGGTGATTCATCTTTGCAAACCCTGCCATTATCAACCACAGGACTCACTGTGGTTAACAGTGTGGTACCTGCACTACTTCTTTAAATGTGCTAAAACCAGCAATCACAATGGGAGCTATTTATTACAACTCATTTtacacaacacagaaaaaaaccaaaaaaaacaaaacaaaaaaaaaacaacctgggctgctgcaagataaaaaaaataggGCCTGGGGGAAATCTGAAGATATTTTTGACCACAAACTCAATATTCTTATAAATTGGCTGTGCAAAGAAAGTGCAGGAATTTCAAAGAAGAATGTTGTTACGGGCACTTTTCTGCTGAATGAAAACTCTTTTGGAACATATAATAACAGTAGAGGCAAAAGAAAAGTAAACAGAAGTGAGGACCTTGTTCTGCATTCTGTGGTCTGGAAGATGAGTCAGTTACTTGACTGGTTGTGACAATTGTTCAGGCACCATCCAGAAAAAAAGGACAGGGAAGACATTTGTCTTAACCCATTAAGACATTTGTCTTAAACTTCTGCACTTGTTCTAAGTGAAAGTAAATGGAACCCAGGTGTTAGAAGGTAATGAATGGAGACAATTTCAGCACTGTGAAGAGGGCAAGAATAGAGACAATCCAGGTCTAGACAGTCCTGTGAAAATTATGAAATAGAGAGGATCTCACAAAATGTGAGATAAGACTAGCTTGAACTGGAAGTTATACAATTGCTTGTGAAaagttggggattttttaatatttaaaaatcttttaaaataagcatgTTTTCAAATGGTACTAAGTGGACAATGCTGTGTTTCTTGGTATATTTTCTTATTCTGAGACCAAAAGTTACAGTTCTTAGGCTGAACAATAGACCTTTTCATTTCAGGTtctatttaaaagaaagtgGATCATAAGAGAAAGATTAGAAAGCGCCAAGATGAAGATATGAAAGAAAGAATGATCATTACATGCATAGGGGAACAATGGGAATGTTACACCTGACATAAATTATACAAGATGGTTTTGTAGTATAGGCAATAGATGGTTCACAGGTGACACAGTCTCTTGCCTTCCCATTTGTAGTTGACTGTTGGTTGCTGTAAAATTGCGtgataaacacagaaaaatgtaaaagatCAACAGGAGGAAGTATCTCCTTGCCAGGCTTTGGCTTTGTAAATTGATCAATGTGATGGAATTGAAATTActtgagaaattatttttgcctttgttgTTTCAATTACTCCCTCTGGTAGTAGGCTTTATCTTTTCTTGTGTTTGACTTTTCTTATATGTAATATAGCCATCTCAGATAATATATCCATTTGTTTCTCTCCCCTATTTTCTACTTTACATCATTCAAATACTTTCACATAATTGTGTTTTCCTGTTAACCATTTGTCCAAGGCATATATGCGTATTCTCCAGGTTTTTCCATGGATAGAATACAACAGTATTTTAAGAAGAACATTCCTGTTCTTTTCTGGATTTGCTATAAAACCTTTTTGTCAAGAATGAACTTAAAAGATGCACAGGGAAGAATGATCTTTTCTTAATTCCATACAAAAATGTGTACCAGATATGTAGTGGCCATTGTTCTCAGCCTCTGTATTCTCATGAAGAGAAACAATGACCTAGACAAGGTGTGGTGAATTCCCTTATGCTCCCCAAATTAACATGAGCCTCGATCCAGGTGCTGTCTTTCCTTGGAGGTAATCTAATTTGCTGCCTAGCATGAATTTTTTcatgtattgattttttttctcctgcatttttACCTCATATCTCTGTCCACCCATAGTTCTTTAACCAGCAGTATGAGCAGGGGGTTCATTCAGAGACATGAGTTTtgctctttccttcctcttgccAAGACTGCCCATATCACTGCACTTGCACATGAAATGTGCGCTCCTCTACTGTCACCTTTCCTTTCCACAGAAAGCATGGACCTTTTCCACACAGCTGCCAGTACATTCTGGATTCTGTAGGCAGGTTTTTGAAGAGAGGTTAGTATTGAGAAAGGCCTGTATGGAGAAGAGCACTTCCTCCATTCCAGCTCCATGCAATGTGGGAGGACAGTCTGTGACCACAAAGTCATTCATCTGGACCAGAGTTAATGCAGGGTGCTGAAGCTGTGTAAGTGACTTTGATTCTTCCCAAATCCTTGGGATTCTGCAAAAGTTAGGTTTGAGTTAGGTTTCCTGGTAAAAAAAAGTTCCTTCTTTCTCAGTAGCTGAGGACTCTCAGTGGACTGCTTTCACAGCTTCCTCAAATGAAAATTCTTACTTGGACAAACGATCTATCCTGACATCTATTCTACTTCTTTCAATACCCAGGCTGCTTTATCACCAGAGCAAGGGAGCTTTCTGCTTGCCACAAATCCTCTCTGAAGCTCCTTCCTACACTGCAGAGATGTGTTTAGGCAAGGCTGAAAACACAGCCCTCCCCAGCCACTGCTCAGAGAAGTGATCCTTACAGGGCAGGTGCACCTCGTGTGCCTGAGCTCAGCACTCAGATTTTGGGCTCAGCACTGACACTCTGAACTGTTGCTGCTCGGGGTCACAATactcccactgcagccctgtgaTCAGAGAAAGAGGGATGGCTCAGGGCTGTCTTTTTCTGAACATATAGTGCAACTGAGGGTGTTGTGCTGAATTTT includes these proteins:
- the MSANTD3 gene encoding myb/SANT-like DNA-binding domain-containing protein 3 yields the protein MQNEIIKPAKYFSEVEKSVLLALVEKYKYVLECKKSDARTIALKQRTWQALAHEYNSQPSVSLRDFKQLKKCWENIKARTKKIMAHERREKVKRSISPLINTHIVSKEKIASIMPEQMYFLQSPPEEDSEYQPDASSQESFVVSNRELCDEDKELVHFPVCEGTSQPEPSCSDVRIAADKNYRSKASQESALKKMHEEEHHQQMSILQLQLIQMNEVHVAKIQQIERECEMAEEEHRIKMEVLNKKKMYWERKLQTITKEWPVSSYNRPFPNSP